The nucleotide sequence GTGGTAAAATACACGAGATGAGTCAAAGGCAATCTTAACACATTCTTGTTATTCTGGTACATAGGGAGAGGGAGTTGTTAAAAAGTAAGTTGAAACCTATTTATTGATAAATGATACCTATTAATACCTATAAGTTGATTACATATTTAGATACACGTGTATAACTTAAGGCATAACCATTTCATCAAGGCCAGCGCAATCTGATAACAAAACGGGTGCAGTGGATACCCCTGATATACATTTCGTGCATATAGAGTTAAAGAACACGCTTACCTTTACGATGAGATGCTAGTTTCTTCGCTGTagatgtaaataaattatttttgttactGATTGTTGAATCCTAAAGAAAAGTGCTGAACAGTGGACAACATAAGGACTGGCAGAAGAGGGGAACTAGTGGTAAAATACACGAGAAAAGTCAAAGGAAATGATTGTAAGATGTTACAGCCACGTCAAATGTAAGGTGTGACTTACCCAAAATCCCCTAATCTCCCTTTCCCTATATATGCACCTTTCAATTTTAACACATTCTTGTTATTCTGGTACATAGGGAGAGGGAGTTGTTAAAATTAAAGTAAGTTGATACCTCGAGAAATGCCAGACCAAGACTTATATTAACACACTAAATTGACTGATATACATATCATGCATATTGAGTTAAAGAACACACCCAGTCCACCAGAACGGTGACGGGGTGAGCCACAGGTGCGCATAACTACATATTTAAACACACGTGTAAACCTCAAGGCATGGCCATTTCATCAAAGCCAGTGTAAATCGGATAACAACACGGGTGCAGTGGATATCCCTGATATACATTTCGTGCATATTGAGTTAAAGAACATGCTTACCCTTACGAGGAGATGAGATTGTCTTCGCTGTAGatgtaaagaaaatatttttgttactgATTGTTGAATCCTAAAGAAAAGTGCTGAACAGTGGACAACATAAGGACTGGCAGAAGAGGGGAACTAGTGGTAAAATACACGAGAAAAGTCAAAGGAAATGATTATAAGATGTTACAGCAACGTCAAATGTAAGGTGTGACTTACCCAAAATCCCCTAATCTCCCTTTCCTTATATATAGGCATTTCAATTTTAACACATTGTTGTTATTCTGGTACAtagggagagggggggggggtgttaaaaAGTAAGTTAATACATCGAAAAATACCAGACCAAGACTTATATTAACACACTAAATTGACTGATATACATATCATGCATATTGAGTTAAAGAACACACCTCGTCCACCAGAACGGTGACGGAGTGAGCCATAGGTtggtataattacatatttAGATACACGTGTATAACTCATGTCCAGCATACGAGGCCTGGAAATTTCATCATGGCCAGTGGAATCGGATAACATATCTGGCGCAGTGGATATCCCATCTGAAGCATCCGATTCGCTCTCTTCAACCACTACCATAGATGTTAGTTTTGTAATAAAGTTGTACTTAAGTGATAAATCGACTATTTTTCGTTTTAAAATTTGGCACTTGAATTCGTTATCTTCAAGCTTAATCTCTTCGAAAAGTTGCTTTATGGTAAGATATACCCATAGTCTTTCTGTTATAGACTCGACAATTTCCTCGTCCAGTGGACTTTGCTCGGTTAAATCCTGGATGTAAGGAACAAACAGAATCAAAACAATCTCCTtataatgtattgttttttttagatttaataaaatatgttcACTTAAACCTTTTTTTGTACCATACAACCATAGACATAGAGTGGTCTCAGATTTAAAATACTATTTGACAAAGAAATACATCGACCCGCAATATTCGCACGTAGATTGCGTATATTACATCTCCCGATCAAGATATTGAAGAAAGGTGTAGAgttagtaggtaggtaggttagGTAGTAAATCTATTCCACGCCTTCATTTGTGAATTCATGCTTATGGTGATGTTAATGTAATCGTATTCACCTTACCTGTAGTTCAGTATGTGCCTCAAACAAAACAACGCCATTTGACCAATCACCAGTAACTTCAGCTTGCAACTGGCTTCCCCAACCAACATTCAATTTTCCTGCAACTACTATCTCAGAACCATCGAAATAAACAGGGTATTTAGTCCGTGTGAGCGATAACATGTCGACGATGTCGCCCAAGTATCGAATGTGAACGTCAAACAAGATAGGATTGGCAATTTCATCGTAAAAACCTTTTAATTGCAGACTGGCGTCCGCGTCTTCAAATATTTTCTTACCGACACCTCTATTCTGTAATGACAATTTCTCGAGGAATTCTTGATCTACATCGTTTCCAAAGCCAAGACAGAAAAGTGAGCCCTGTCCCTCTATGACCGATGCAAAATTGTCTGCAATTTCCTCCTGATTTGTCTGCCCAACTGTTGGAAGACCGTCAGTTAACAATATAAGGAGTGAGGCTGACTTAGACGACGAAGTAATGCTGTTGGCCGAATATTTGCGAAGGGTCAGTGCCCCTTTAATGAGAGCTTGGTTAATATTAGTACCTGTAACAGAGAATAGAGCAGATTGTACTTAATATTAAACATTGTCTAATGGATCTTGAACCATAAAGTTGATTTTCAAAGTAAATTCCAAAGTACAGTAAATTGAAATAAACTAGGTAACATCATGCATATCATCATATTACATATTGGTATTGTCAAAATAGTGCTATTATTAGTGAAATTTATTCTTTTCACTTACCACCATGTGCGTTAAGATGGTTAATAAACCAGTTTGCGGCATTGACGTTTTGTTGAGATGCAGGGACCAGTCCATTCCTCCGCCACTTACGGACATCACTACTGAAGGTGACTATGTTAAACATATCGCCAGGGCGCATATCGGCCAAAATGCTCTTCATTGCTGTCTTGGTTTGAGTTAATTTCCGTCCATTCATTGATCCACTGGTGTCTATAATGAAGACAACGTTCTTGTTGGCGGGTGGAATACCAATTGGAGCAAAATGATGGACAAAATAACTACCTAGAATCTGAAAGTGGATACACAGAGATACTCAACATGAATGATAACTTTAAAAATATAGATTGATGAATAGacaaaagaaataattaaaaatcaactaaacaactaacataaacaatcaataaataaatgttaaaataaaaccTTCAAGGTTGCTGGATATTTTGGTTAAACAAAGAAAGAGTTTCACTTTTTGTCTATAGACCGTAAGTACATATGCAATTGGAAGACATGGAAATCCTATTCAAAATATGGCTCGTAGGCCAAACAGTAGTGGCCTTCGACTAAAAACCTTCCTTCTGCCGATTCACAACTTAGGCCTAatacaaaaattgtgtggtttcggttacactcaatttttgAATAAGTGAGATagatattttattctattttattctatattttttatatgtgagtgtctagtttcggtagttatgttttccgttgttttccatatggtctctgtgttattgatttcttctaatcagatgtacaaccattacagattgaaagaatagttttatattgtctgttttagttgatgtcagtttccgcatccactatttctggcaacatttcacaattttcccgattttttttttcgaatacgtaaaaaaaggttTAGAGTCGGCGGCAGTGCAAGTCTAGgaggggtcgggtaaccggaaccaaacaatttttttttctaggcaTTACCGAAACCCCATTTATTCTCTACTTCGGTTTGCATCCCTTATTTCTACCAACTTCACAAGATCCAAGTTATTATAATTGATATTTGAAGGTAACCTACATCTATATCTAACACTCAAGATACTGCCAATTGCATGGCAAACAAACAGCACATAGGCaagacaaaattaaaatttagaagaagaaaataatCAAGGAGATTGATCAATTCTCCCTTTGATAATCTTTGGTATGTTCTCTATTATTGCATTTTGGTTATACAGCTTTATAAAATGTCCAACAACACTAGTAATATACAAAGTATGTATTTCCGTACCTGCAATTCACCTGCGTTAAATTCATGATTTACATCATAGCGAACGACAAAATCTCCCATAATTCCATCCTCAGTTGCAATCACATTTTGCTCCCGAGGAGATGGGTTAAACGTGACATGTGCAAAACCGGGCGATTCTTGTACAATATCAACGTATGAACTATTTTCCTCTCGTCCACTCCATCTGTCAATTGCATTAGTTTGAATATCTGGTACTTGAATGAAACTTATCCCCTGTGGTTCTGTCAGAAATACACGGACCTTTAGGTTGCCTATAATCTGGAAATAGTATATAAGAGTAGGAAGGTTCAACAAATATATGATACCAGATAGTGACATAAACTTAAGAAAAGACCAACTGACGACCAAGTAAGGGATTGCTTCGTCTCTTGTATGTAGAAATTAACCCGTCCTGTTTCATAGCTTAGATGTACAAACTGACCAGTCTTATTTCATAgcttagatgtacaaattgaccagtcctattttatagattagatgtacaaattaaccagtcctatttcatagattagatgtacaaattgacgAATCCTATTTCATAgcttagatgtacaaattgaccagtCCTATTTTAAagattagatgtacaaattaaCCAGTCCTATTTCATAGATTAGATGTAAAAAATGACCAGTCCTATTTCATAGCTTAAATGAATATATTGACCAGTCCTATTTCATAGCTTAGATGTACGAATTGACCAATCCTGACCAGTCCTATTTCATAgcttagatgtacaaattgaccaatcCTATTTCATAGATTAGATGTAGAAATTGACCAGTCCTAGTTCATAGCTTAGGTGTAGAAACTGACCAGTCTTATTTCATAgcttagatgtacaaattgaccagtGCTATTTCAGAGCTTAGATGTACGAATTAACCAGTGCTATTTCATAGCTTAAATGTACGAATTAACCAGTGCTATTTCATAGCTTAGATGTACGAATTGACCAGTGCTATTTCAtagattagatgtacaaattgaccagtGCTATTTCATAgcttagatgtacaaattgaccagtgctatttcatagattagatgtacaaattgaccaatcCTATTTCATAGCTTAGATgtagaaactgaccagtcctaTTTCATAGATTAGATATACAAATTGACGAATCCTATTTCATAgcttagatgtacaaattgaccagtcctatttcatagcttagatgtacaaattgactaGTCCTATTCCATAgcttagatgtacaaattgaccagtCCTATTTCTTtgattagatgtacaaattaaCCTGTCCTATTTCATAGCTTAGATGTAGAAATTAACCAGTCCTATTTCATAgcttagatgtacaaattgaccagtcctatttcatagcttagatgtacaaattgaccagtcctatttcatagattagatgtacaaattgaccagtcctatttcatggcttatatgtacaaatttacCGATCCTGTTTCATAGATTAGATGTAGACTATTTCATTGATCAGATGTACATATTTATAAGTCCTGGCGTCGATGGGAATGTCGATCGATGGATGTTAATTATAAACAACTACCAGATGTATCTGCTTAAACTGCAAAAAGCAAATTAAATGAAGATTTCAAAGGTAAACTCAAAAGGGAAATAGTACGTTGCACCTGTGTTATGAAATAATTGCAACATGTAACGATCGAGTATCTATGATGGCAATATGGAATAAACGTAACGCACCTGGTGAGGTTTTATTATAATTCTGTGTTCATAGATGCCACGACGTCGAAATAACAGCTCTTGATAGGTTAAGACAAACTTAGCCTTTTCGCCAGACCTTACATTCATAGATACGGCGAAAGTGTCTGTTTCCCGTTCTCTGAAATCAAAGTAACGTCAATTTAAGTTTTAAGGTATTTACGTAAAGGCAACAAAACTTCTGATCTGGCATAATTGAATCTCCTCTCTATATCTAGGACCATCTTGAATTTTTAGTGGTATATGTGTGATATACGTAGACCTATAGTAGTAGACTGGGAAAGTCGTTATTTTGATGGAGTTAtgtatttatgaattttttcGGTCAGTTTGCGAATAATAAGACTGAAAGATCGCTTTAACTGCGAAATCTCGTTTGATTGTGTTACATCATTTTAGTGGGAATCACGACTGAGTCCTCTTGTTTTACCAGTGCTAATTCACCAttagtaagtatatatatatatatatatatatatatatatatatatatatatatatatatatatatatatatatatatatatatatatatatatatatatacttttgacCAATGAAGACAAAGCCTCTTGCCTTATTTGAACTTTCACCTCTaaaattaccatggtaacactttGTATTAAAATCTGCCAATTAATCATATTCGTAACGATATGTACCCACCCATTCAAGCACGATTACGCGTCCCATCTCTCTACAAAGTTTTGCATTAATTATGTATATGGCTGTGATCGCACTTGGCTGTGAATTGAATATTCAGTTCGTTTACCATCAGTTCGTTTATCATCTTCGAAATACATTTTTCGTTTGACGTTTCCAGGGATTTTTACAACGTTTGGTAGAGCTGAAAAGAACCTGGTCGACTCTTATTTGTCGCCCAGCACGCCAGAAATATAGTCTAGGGGAGAGTAGATTTTAGATTTACATATGTTGTTTGACCTCTACTGAAATGTTTCTTTGGTAAAACGCCAAGAATATATTCATAGTTAAAGTTTCcgaattataataaaaaaaattttccGTTTGTTTGTGAAGTCCGGGATTAAAACCAAATTCGAATATGAAAACCAAGAACTATGATATCAGTATACGCGCGCGCTAGTATAAAGTTTGTTGTTAAATGGTGAACAAAGTTTTTAAATTAACTCACTTGATAACAACATGTCCAGCTGTTTGTCCTCGTTGTCTGGCACTGTCATACGTTTGCTGGGCGTTTGCCTTCTTCTTTACCGCACCAACATACATTTTAGTTCCAATTTCCCTGTAGAGACACAAATAGCAACCAAGAAAATGCATGACACGAGCAGATGAAGAGGACATATATTGTTCATCTCATGAAGTGAATTAGGCTACATTGGAGAGAGAAGTGTCACCACTGAACTCAAGACCGTAAATTGTCTTGACGTCGATAGAATGATCTCGATAGAGAACTTAAAATCAACAACATGTGTTTTGAACCATTCTCTCTTATATGTCCATCATGCTACTATATATACTGCCCGTTGCAAGTTACcgttcagtggctctgtttgatacaaccacacataaaTCAATacgaaactgtacatgctacactttaagattaggtgaatatacatgtagtgacGTAACTGTGACGTTTCACTTTTTACCAGCGATATAACTCATGCGTTGTTCATGTAACGGCAGGTTTCCTCAGCATTTGTTGATACgtaccaacaattatgtcaCCGCATCTTTTCTATATTATACCTAAATACTAAGATTGAGTTCTGCCAGTATCAAGTAATTAATGAGTgtgtttcagtaagtagaatacaatatgtaacatttcgtaggcAACAAACATCACGTCCAAAAACCGTCTAAACTTGgcctgtgtccctttaaattAAATGACATCATGGAAACTCGGATATTGACATCAAATATAGATATCAAAGCATTGGCGcccgtgtgtctgtgtctaaaTGCACTATGATTAAATTCGTTTATTTCGTTTATACGAACTGTAGGAAGAAACTGCGATGTTGCTATCTTACCGTGGAacatgcagtttcttattacatgtagtttctaTGTGTTGTATCAACATAGTCGCTGAACGGTCACATGAAATGGACTGAAATATTCCAACTCATGATCAGAGTAAATACATGCAACAAATGTGATGCACATTATTCAACGGATTGTGAAGCCTGATTGTGATAGGTGTTAACACTTACGCTGTAAAGTTTGTCACAAATGCTGATTCCGGTATCTTCATTTCGAACGTAACTTCCCTGGCCCAATAGTCACCATTCTTCAAAACGCTTGTAACCACTGTAGTTGCGAAGCGTGACGTAATATGAGAAGTGATATGAAGTTTCTTGATCACCGGCTGAAGAAACCAAGTACGCAAGTGTTAGATCAAAATCCAAATTTAACTTGCTGTTAATTTTGTGTCTTTGTATCCTAAAGGAAACACTTAGTAATTACACTCAAATGGGGGAGGGTCTGGAAATGGGAGCGGGGTGGGGGCTGTTTGGGGGAAATCAAGGAACGGTcgcattttatttttatgactaATTCTTTTGTCtactttgaatatttttttttttgatttggGCATCCACTGCTGTCATAACTGTCTACTGCAACATATCCTACCAATGCCTCTGTTTGAAGTTGAAACTATTAGCACTGGAATATATTAACACATTGCCACCACCAGGCTGATTTTACATTCCCGGATTAAACAAGAGTTGTCCAACGTTCCTGAGACCATGATTTGACTGCGAGACATGACCTCATACTTGTATGTTTTCGAAGATGTTGATCATTACACTTACATTAAACACGAATTCGCAAATGATCAAAACATTCTCCCAACATACAATGCATTGAGAGATCATGTTTCGAGCAATGAgatttttactttcatttttgttACCCCCTGTaaggggcgggggggggggggttattttatGCCTTTGTCTGttctgagtgtgtgtgtgtgtgtgtgtgtgtgtgtgtgtctgtctgtctgtctgtctgtggacacgatatctcaaaaactacagtaccgattctaatgaaacttgctacacatatTCCATATTCTAATTAGTGAGTtaaattaggctatatcttaagaatgtaagcttcaaattcaatataaccaagtatatacatcaaccataacaaagcatgCATATCCTACAAAGCCTGTTGACATGGTTTTTAGTTGTAatgattattaattaattttgttaattaggctatatcttatgaatattacttcaaattcaatttaattagtatatacattaaacataacgaAACACATGTTATAatgcttgttgatgtaacttatggtttaatgagaaatttgcataattgatgattttcagtaattaagctgtatctaaagaatgcattttcaaaacatttacatattatatctGCCACAACAAAGCACACAATCATGTCCTTTTGAGCCAG is from Glandiceps talaboti chromosome 1, keGlaTala1.1, whole genome shotgun sequence and encodes:
- the LOC144433073 gene encoding inter alpha-trypsin inhibitor, heavy chain 4-like; protein product: MSSNKTVLLLSLLVVVTLCQLQTVFTASFSLETDGQTFGVVDEVVANEPVIKKLHITSHITSRFATTVVTSVLKNGDYWAREVTFEMKIPESAFVTNFTAEIGTKMYVGAVKKKANAQQTYDSARQRGQTAGHVVIKERETDTFAVSMNVRSGEKAKFVLTYQELLFRRRGIYEHRIIIKPHQIIGNLKVRVFLTEPQGISFIQVPDIQTNAIDRWSGREENSSYVDIVQESPGFAHVTFNPSPREQNVIATEDGIMGDFVVRYDVNHEFNAGELQILGSYFVHHFAPIGIPPANKNVVFIIDTSGSMNGRKLTQTKTAMKSILADMRPGDMFNIVTFSSDVRKWRRNGLVPASQQNVNAANWFINHLNAHGGTNINQALIKGALTLRKYSANSITSSSKSASLLILLTDGLPTVGQTNQEEIADNFASVIEGQGSLFCLGFGNDVDQEFLEKLSLQNRGVGKKIFEDADASLQLKGFYDEIANPILFDVHIRYLGDIVDMLSLTRTKYPVYFDGSEIVVAGKLNVGWGSQLQAEVTGDWSNGVVLFEAHTELQDLTEQSPLDEEIVESITERLWVYLTIKQLFEEIKLEDNEFKCQILKRKIVDLSLKYNFITKLTSMVVVEESESDASDGISTAPDMLSDSTGHDEISRPRMLDMSYTRVSKYVIIPTYGSLRHRSGGRAKTISSPRKDGKHSSRKPKNRHRYKATTTSRISTTVRTKTSEKVSRHQKPGYFIIGGFNGTCTIGVKLDNTETHICFQIPNTWKNDESGPVTLLDVSDRHGGRKVYANFNREGNSDQPCWWLTSVMMPIDEHSSEYYQRRNTQHKCQSITLLIHDLTESRFSTGLLARLLDIVHDIDLEERKDDIVVNTDGKFLYNTITEERFSEATLKRWNIIA